One window of Aggregicoccus sp. 17bor-14 genomic DNA carries:
- a CDS encoding ABC transporter permease has translation MRLGSLGRLVRLSLARERRGALFSAFGVSVGVGALVFFLALGLGVGRTIRERVFPTDARLLDVVPPQVSLGALFGGGKLDAAMVERLTGLPGVERVYRKMNVRVPAVTRYEGAFFGSRLRMGLEVLAVGVDAGFVQEDVQLGRFEDPGAGAPIPAVISTRLLEIYNKTFAPARKLPQLSPQMLVGFSFPIEFNRSYVAATSGGPVTAASAKVVGASERALLAGVTIPLATAIRVNREAGVDADTFTGVTLVARDPSEVPRLVDEVKAMGLEIDDQERRLAENAGAAVALTTSALALLSVLICLLAAVNITHALSASVRARAREIGVMQAVGASRSDVRNIVLAEAGVIGLLGGLAGTLGALALALGVDALSSRLLPPFPFKPESFFSFPAWVVLGGVALGLLAALAGAYFPARAAAATDPARTLAG, from the coding sequence ATGAGGCTCGGCTCGCTCGGGCGCCTGGTGCGCCTCTCGCTCGCCCGCGAGCGGCGCGGGGCGCTCTTCAGCGCCTTCGGCGTCTCGGTGGGCGTGGGCGCGCTGGTGTTCTTCCTCGCGCTGGGGCTGGGCGTGGGGCGCACCATCCGCGAGCGCGTGTTCCCCACGGACGCGCGGCTGCTGGACGTGGTGCCTCCGCAGGTCTCGCTCGGCGCGCTCTTCGGCGGCGGCAAGCTGGACGCGGCCATGGTGGAGCGGCTCACGGGCTTGCCCGGCGTAGAGCGGGTGTACCGCAAGATGAACGTGCGCGTGCCCGCGGTGACCCGCTACGAGGGCGCCTTCTTCGGCTCGCGCCTGCGCATGGGCCTGGAGGTGCTCGCGGTGGGCGTGGACGCGGGCTTCGTGCAGGAGGACGTGCAGCTGGGGCGCTTCGAGGACCCGGGCGCAGGTGCGCCCATCCCCGCCGTCATCTCCACGCGGCTCCTCGAGATCTACAACAAGACCTTCGCCCCGGCGCGCAAGCTGCCGCAGCTCTCGCCGCAGATGCTGGTGGGCTTCAGCTTCCCCATCGAGTTCAACCGCTCCTACGTGGCCGCGACCTCCGGCGGGCCCGTGACGGCGGCGAGCGCGAAGGTGGTGGGCGCGAGCGAGCGCGCGCTGCTCGCGGGCGTCACCATCCCGCTCGCCACGGCCATCCGCGTGAACCGCGAGGCGGGCGTGGACGCGGACACCTTCACCGGCGTGACGCTGGTGGCGAGAGATCCCTCCGAGGTGCCGCGCCTGGTGGACGAGGTGAAGGCGATGGGCCTGGAGATCGACGACCAGGAGCGCCGGCTCGCGGAGAACGCGGGCGCGGCCGTGGCGCTCACGACCTCCGCGCTCGCGCTGCTCTCGGTGCTCATCTGCCTGCTGGCCGCGGTGAACATCACTCACGCGCTGAGCGCCTCGGTGCGCGCGCGGGCGCGGGAGATCGGCGTGATGCAGGCGGTGGGCGCGAGCCGCTCGGACGTGCGCAACATCGTGCTCGCGGAGGCCGGCGTCATCGGCCTGCTCGGAGGCCTCGCGGGGACCCTGGGCGCGCTCGCGCTCGCGCTCGGCGTGGACGCGCTGAGCAGCCGCCTCCTGCCGCCCTTTCCCTTCAAGCCCGAGAGCTTCTTTTCCTTCCCCGCGTGGGTGGTGCTCGGAGGGGTCGCGCTGGGCCTGCTCGCGGCGCTCGCGGGTGCCTACTTCCCGGCGCGGGCGGCGGCGGCCACGGATCCGGCGAGGACGCTCGCCGGATGA
- a CDS encoding serine/threonine-protein kinase, with product MTAECLRAKGRGRVDPPQSASLGSKSPLSPDAPLTLPSAPRQPLPFGNYLLLDRIGVGGMAEVWRATARDPSGLERLVAIKRILPSLAQDPDFLAMFQDEARLGGQLVHPHIARVHELGQCEDGSFIAMEYIPGKDLRALFERNRRNGAPMPLRLAVYALAQLADGLDFAHRQCDARGESLQVVHRDVSPQNAVVSYAGEVKLIDFGIARAAGMGPRGRSGALKGKFSYMSPEQVRGQPVDARSDVFALGVCLYELLTGERLFNGETDFVVLEQVREAQVEPPSRRNPRIPAALERIVLRALAREPEARYASAGEVAGDLRSFLAAQPPYPTRAELAAYMQATFAEEMAQEQERLEAFLAARVDPSTLPTQLEVPASRVLPLPLGEGRGEGSEPAPVHPTPTAAPLTAGPRARPASRRRALLAAASLALLAAAGAAGYRLLPREPAQGFLLVDVPPELRGLARVSVNGEDLGAPMQWPLLRRVAAGPALVQVTAPGREPFRTPVRVDPGTLPTRVDALPRAREVQVPLVVRTEPADAQLLLDGRVVREAGESREYVGALVAGTRARLEARAPGYRPLVQELAPEEGRPLQISARLESEAVAQEQIR from the coding sequence GTGACGGCGGAATGCCTGCGCGCGAAGGGGCGGGGCCGGGTTGACCCCCCGCAGAGCGCATCGCTAGGCTCGAAGTCACCTCTGAGCCCGGATGCTCCCCTGACGCTCCCTTCCGCACCCCGGCAGCCGCTTCCCTTCGGCAACTACCTGCTGCTGGACCGCATCGGCGTGGGCGGGATGGCGGAGGTGTGGCGCGCGACGGCGAGGGACCCGAGCGGCCTCGAGCGCCTGGTGGCCATCAAGCGCATCCTGCCCAGCCTCGCGCAGGACCCGGACTTCCTCGCGATGTTCCAGGACGAGGCGCGCCTGGGCGGGCAGCTCGTGCATCCCCACATCGCGCGCGTGCACGAGCTGGGGCAGTGCGAGGACGGCTCCTTCATCGCGATGGAGTACATCCCGGGCAAGGACCTGCGCGCGCTCTTCGAGCGGAACCGGCGCAACGGCGCGCCCATGCCGCTGCGGCTCGCGGTGTACGCGCTCGCGCAGCTCGCGGACGGGCTGGACTTCGCCCACCGCCAGTGCGACGCGCGCGGCGAGTCGCTGCAGGTGGTGCACCGGGACGTGTCCCCGCAGAACGCGGTGGTCTCGTACGCGGGCGAGGTGAAGCTCATCGACTTCGGCATCGCCAGGGCCGCCGGGATGGGGCCTCGCGGACGCTCGGGGGCGCTCAAGGGGAAGTTCTCGTACATGAGCCCCGAGCAGGTGCGGGGCCAGCCCGTGGACGCGCGCTCGGACGTCTTCGCGCTGGGCGTGTGCCTCTACGAGCTGCTCACCGGTGAGCGGCTCTTCAACGGCGAGACGGACTTCGTGGTGCTGGAGCAGGTGCGCGAGGCGCAGGTGGAGCCGCCCTCGCGGCGCAACCCGCGCATCCCGGCGGCGCTGGAGCGAATCGTGCTGCGGGCGCTCGCGCGCGAGCCGGAGGCGCGCTACGCGAGCGCGGGCGAGGTGGCGGGCGACCTGCGCAGCTTCCTCGCCGCGCAGCCGCCGTACCCCACGCGCGCCGAGCTCGCAGCGTACATGCAGGCCACCTTCGCCGAGGAGATGGCGCAGGAGCAGGAGCGCCTCGAGGCCTTCCTCGCGGCCCGGGTGGACCCCTCCACGCTCCCCACGCAGCTCGAGGTCCCTGCTTCCCGTGTCCTCCCTCTCCCCCTGGGAGAGGGTCGGGGTGAGGGAAGTGAGCCCGCACCCGTGCACCCCACGCCCACCGCTGCGCCGCTGACGGCCGGTCCCCGCGCCAGGCCCGCGAGCCGCCGCCGCGCCCTCCTCGCCGCCGCCTCGCTCGCGCTCCTCGCGGCTGCGGGCGCCGCCGGCTACCGGCTGCTCCCCCGCGAGCCCGCGCAGGGCTTCCTCCTCGTGGACGTGCCACCCGAGCTGCGCGGCCTCGCGCGGGTGAGCGTGAACGGCGAGGACCTGGGCGCGCCCATGCAGTGGCCGCTCCTGCGGCGCGTGGCCGCAGGCCCTGCGCTGGTGCAGGTGACGGCGCCCGGTCGCGAGCCCTTCCGCACGCCCGTGCGGGTAGATCCGGGCACCCTGCCCACGCGCGTGGACGCGCTGCCCCGCGCGCGCGAGGTCCAGGTCCCCCTCGTGGTGCGCACCGAGCCCGCAGACGCGCAGCTGCTGCTGGACGGGCGCGTGGTGCGCGAGGCGGGCGAGTCGCGCGAGTACGTCGGCGCGCTCGTGGCGGGCACCCGCGCCCGGCTCGAGGCGCGCGCGCCGGGCTACCGGCCGCTCGTGCAGGAGCTGGCGCCGGAGGAAGGCCGCCCGCTGCAGATCTCTGCCCGCCTGGAGTCCGAGGCAGTGGCGCAGGAGCAGATTCGCTAG
- a CDS encoding ATP-binding protein — MSRGRKLNSTDDALAGLPGWAQKLARKYYTRTVSTFLLYGAVRDLQPLTTEEGARAYGPLRSFLTEELFGGRDHVLFYDRSSGVRSASPETQKDLARVMSGYDAMYGTDYAKSLPRDPGRALQILENYLRMRLSEGKSLALVIDFAETLVPGGELSHLSAEDRFVLATLEKWSHDPQFLAGDVSVVLLAENLADMNPRLARNPYVATIELPLPNEEERLDYVRFKLEGKRLQSLSDVPLQGLARMTAGLSRIHLDRILTEALEHGARITPELLKERKKEIIQAECHGLLEFIEPAHTLDAVAGHAKAKERLRQAARALKGGHQDVLPMGYLLAGPVGTGKTFLVSCFAGEIGIPVVKFLNFRSQWQGVTEANLEKIFNLLKALWPVAVMIDEADTFLGNRDSSGDSGTSSRIFGSIAAFMGNTQYRGKIVWFLMTARPDLLPIDLKRQGRAEEHLALFYPQTDAERDELFRVVSKKTGVSVELPSFASLLPESAKGFSGADIEAVLVRARFLALAEGRSAVSEADLRAVLADFVPPSYPLEIELQNLAAVQECTSRELLPEAFRSLDRDAVTRRIRELKALLEEG; from the coding sequence ATGAGCCGAGGGCGCAAGCTGAACAGCACCGACGACGCGCTGGCCGGACTGCCTGGCTGGGCGCAGAAGCTCGCGCGCAAGTACTACACGCGCACCGTGAGCACCTTCCTGCTCTACGGCGCGGTGCGCGACCTGCAGCCGCTGACCACCGAGGAGGGCGCGCGCGCCTACGGGCCCCTGCGCAGCTTCCTCACCGAGGAGCTCTTCGGCGGGCGCGACCACGTGCTCTTCTACGACCGCTCGAGCGGCGTGCGCTCGGCCTCGCCCGAGACGCAGAAGGACCTCGCGCGGGTCATGAGCGGCTACGACGCGATGTACGGGACGGACTACGCGAAGAGCCTGCCGAGAGACCCGGGCCGCGCGCTCCAGATCCTGGAGAACTACCTGCGCATGCGCCTGAGCGAGGGCAAGAGCCTCGCCCTGGTCATCGACTTCGCGGAGACCCTGGTGCCCGGCGGCGAGCTCAGCCACCTCTCGGCCGAGGACCGCTTCGTGCTCGCCACGCTGGAGAAGTGGAGCCACGACCCGCAGTTCCTCGCCGGCGACGTCTCGGTGGTGCTGCTCGCCGAGAACCTCGCGGACATGAACCCGCGCCTCGCGCGCAACCCCTACGTGGCCACCATCGAGCTGCCCCTGCCCAACGAGGAGGAGCGCCTGGACTACGTGCGCTTCAAGCTCGAGGGCAAGCGCCTGCAGTCGCTCTCGGACGTGCCGCTGCAGGGGCTCGCGCGGATGACGGCGGGCCTCTCGCGCATCCACCTGGACCGCATCCTCACCGAGGCGCTCGAGCACGGCGCGCGCATCACCCCGGAGCTGCTCAAGGAGCGCAAGAAGGAGATCATCCAGGCGGAGTGCCACGGCCTGCTCGAGTTCATCGAGCCCGCGCACACCCTCGATGCCGTCGCCGGCCACGCCAAGGCGAAGGAGCGGCTGCGCCAGGCGGCGCGCGCTCTCAAGGGCGGCCACCAGGACGTGCTGCCCATGGGCTACCTGCTCGCGGGCCCCGTGGGCACGGGCAAGACCTTCCTGGTCAGCTGCTTCGCAGGCGAAATCGGCATCCCGGTGGTGAAGTTCCTCAACTTCCGCAGCCAGTGGCAGGGCGTGACGGAGGCGAACCTCGAGAAGATCTTCAACCTGCTCAAGGCGCTGTGGCCCGTGGCGGTGATGATCGACGAGGCGGATACCTTCCTGGGCAACCGCGACAGCAGCGGGGACTCGGGGACCAGCAGCCGCATCTTCGGCTCCATCGCGGCCTTCATGGGCAACACCCAGTACCGCGGGAAGATCGTCTGGTTCCTGATGACGGCCCGGCCCGACCTGCTGCCCATCGACCTCAAGCGCCAGGGGCGCGCCGAGGAGCACCTCGCGCTCTTCTACCCGCAGACGGACGCGGAGCGAGACGAGCTGTTCCGGGTGGTGAGCAAGAAGACGGGCGTCTCGGTGGAGCTGCCCTCCTTCGCGAGCCTGCTGCCCGAGAGCGCCAAGGGCTTCAGCGGCGCGGACATCGAGGCGGTGCTGGTGCGCGCCCGGTTCCTCGCGCTCGCCGAGGGGCGCAGCGCCGTGAGCGAGGCGGACCTGAGGGCGGTGCTCGCGGACTTCGTGCCGCCCAGCTACCCGCTGGAGATCGAGCTGCAGAACCTCGCCGCGGTGCAGGAGTGCACCAGCCGCGAGCTGCTGCCCGAGGCCTTCCGCTCCCTGGACCGCGACGCCGTCACCCGGCGCATCCGCGAGCTCAAGGCGCTGCTCGAAGAGGGGTAG
- a CDS encoding LysM peptidoglycan-binding domain-containing protein, which translates to MPSLSLLLLALSTAAPKPVELEMPPPPPGMRELTREEKTLLLSATPAPAAPAASGASGSASEPGDDEESEEVEKESAELEELRALEAATVDPGAVVGAEVMQTLRRLGFANPLRQRMLDALQQPALREDATPGELPTITDLATFDVKQIQDRYDIPVEMQPLVAQYIQFFRGPGRKWFRSWMARSTRFLPVMQPILEERGLPKDTVYLAMIESGFSAHAYSWAHAAGPWQFVEATGKQYGLRQDFWVDERRDPIKATHAAARFLKDLHDELGHWYLAWAGYNTGSARVRRVMTKYNTSDFWQLSEEGKGLAKETQHYVPKLIACALMAKHPKAFGFTDAELQQEPVFQYDEVKLPDATDLDVVARAAGVSVKEVQDLNPELKRWCTPPASSSKPYVLRLPKGSSERFAQNFAKVAPHERLTFKVHKVKRGDTLSGIAKRYGSAPEAILQVNRLRAARALKVNAELVIPVPNGKRGGDAGGDAALARKVAQARRSGLTAVRPEDEVPAGTASGKVAQGATRTQTVNGRTRVSYAVQDGDSLWTIAQRFGVSVDELRSWNSLGPRKRSLKVGSELLVWPAGKAEPSVQERGGTVVAQKAPAGSAGARVQRHALASGETLWNVAQRYNVSVEDLKRWNKISNHRAVRPGQMLVVSAP; encoded by the coding sequence ATGCCGTCTCTCTCCCTCCTGCTCCTCGCCCTCTCCACCGCCGCGCCCAAGCCGGTGGAGCTGGAGATGCCCCCGCCGCCGCCCGGCATGCGGGAGCTGACGCGCGAGGAGAAGACGCTGCTGCTCTCGGCCACCCCTGCCCCTGCCGCCCCGGCTGCTTCGGGGGCCTCGGGCTCCGCCTCCGAGCCGGGTGACGACGAGGAGAGCGAGGAGGTGGAGAAGGAGAGCGCGGAGCTGGAGGAGCTGCGCGCGCTGGAGGCGGCGACGGTGGACCCGGGCGCGGTGGTGGGCGCCGAGGTGATGCAGACGCTGCGGCGCCTGGGCTTCGCGAACCCCTTGCGCCAGCGGATGCTGGATGCCCTGCAGCAGCCCGCGCTGCGCGAGGACGCGACCCCGGGCGAGCTGCCCACCATCACGGACCTGGCCACCTTCGACGTGAAGCAGATCCAGGACCGCTACGACATCCCGGTGGAGATGCAGCCCCTGGTGGCGCAGTACATCCAGTTCTTCCGCGGCCCGGGGCGCAAGTGGTTCCGCAGCTGGATGGCGCGCTCCACGCGCTTCCTGCCGGTGATGCAGCCCATCCTCGAGGAGCGCGGGCTGCCCAAGGACACCGTCTATCTCGCGATGATCGAGAGCGGCTTCAGCGCGCACGCCTACTCGTGGGCGCACGCCGCGGGGCCGTGGCAGTTCGTGGAGGCCACGGGCAAGCAGTACGGCCTGCGCCAGGACTTCTGGGTGGACGAGCGGCGTGACCCCATCAAGGCCACGCACGCCGCCGCGCGCTTCCTCAAGGACCTGCACGACGAGCTGGGCCACTGGTACCTCGCGTGGGCCGGCTACAACACCGGCAGCGCGCGCGTGCGCCGGGTGATGACCAAGTACAACACCAGCGACTTCTGGCAGCTGAGCGAGGAGGGCAAGGGGCTCGCGAAGGAGACGCAGCACTACGTGCCCAAGCTGATCGCGTGCGCGCTGATGGCCAAGCACCCCAAGGCCTTCGGCTTCACGGACGCGGAGCTGCAGCAGGAGCCGGTGTTCCAGTACGACGAGGTGAAGCTCCCGGACGCCACCGACCTGGACGTGGTGGCGCGCGCGGCCGGCGTGAGCGTGAAGGAGGTGCAGGACCTCAACCCCGAGCTCAAGCGCTGGTGCACCCCGCCCGCGAGCAGCAGCAAGCCCTACGTGCTGCGCCTGCCGAAGGGCTCGAGCGAGCGCTTCGCGCAGAACTTCGCGAAGGTGGCGCCCCACGAGCGGCTCACCTTCAAGGTGCACAAGGTGAAGCGCGGCGACACGCTGAGCGGCATCGCCAAGCGCTACGGCAGCGCGCCCGAGGCCATCCTCCAGGTGAACCGGCTGCGCGCCGCGCGCGCGCTGAAGGTGAACGCGGAGCTGGTCATCCCGGTGCCCAACGGGAAGCGCGGCGGCGACGCCGGGGGCGACGCGGCGCTCGCGCGCAAGGTGGCCCAGGCGCGCCGCAGCGGGCTCACCGCCGTGCGCCCCGAGGACGAGGTGCCCGCGGGGACCGCGAGCGGCAAGGTGGCGCAGGGCGCCACCCGCACCCAGACGGTGAACGGGCGCACCCGGGTGAGCTACGCCGTGCAGGACGGCGACAGCCTCTGGACCATCGCCCAGCGCTTCGGCGTGAGCGTGGACGAGCTGCGCAGCTGGAACTCGCTCGGGCCGCGCAAGCGCAGCCTCAAGGTGGGCAGCGAGCTCCTGGTGTGGCCGGCCGGCAAGGCGGAGCCGAGCGTGCAGGAGCGCGGCGGCACCGTGGTGGCGCAGAAGGCGCCGGCCGGCAGCGCCGGCGCCCGCGTGCAGCGCCACGCGCTCGCCTCCGGGGAGACGCTGTGGAACGTGGCGCAGCGCTACAACGTGAGCGTCGAGGACCTGAAGCGGTGGAACAAGATCTCCAACCACCGCGCCGTGCGCCCCGGCCAGATGCTGGTGGTCAGCGCGCCCTGA
- a CDS encoding multiheme c-type cytochrome has protein sequence MLALGVGMALAASAPKPPSPAPGAVLLLSADLRGYLAPCGCSENMRGGIARAAQQVADARKGPLPVLYVDGGDSLFGSARLTPAQVPQEEKKARTLAEAMRRMGLAVRAGGELDEARGAAFRQGLKLPELAPGGVKLLPAGGRQLAFVRADSAAQLERSTVQARAQGADFVVALFHGTLEAAARAAAAPGHRADLVLATHTEDELKGEENRRAAARVPVVQLQSKGRSLLRVDLSYGPARGPFSPLKGQEDVEREVAGLAQRIELLDADVNQPGVDPQLKKLKQAKVAELVQRRQQLLTQPPPRPEGQNAFTLRFLPLESSLPSEAGVAALVAAYDREVGQLNLAWAKAHGEDCPRPAKGQAAFVGNAECQSCHAEAFSVYTASKHAHAWETLEAEGKQFHLNCVTCHVTGSGQPGGVCRLDKVKGREDVGCESCHGPGSLHAEDPSAQNIRGRPGREVCVTCHNPENSPHFDFATYLPRVLGPGHGQPAAKRP, from the coding sequence ATGCTGGCCCTGGGGGTGGGGATGGCGCTGGCGGCGAGCGCGCCGAAGCCGCCCTCCCCTGCTCCCGGCGCGGTGCTGCTGCTCTCGGCGGACCTGCGCGGCTACCTCGCCCCCTGCGGCTGCAGCGAGAACATGCGCGGGGGCATCGCGCGGGCGGCCCAGCAGGTGGCCGACGCGCGAAAGGGCCCCCTGCCGGTGCTCTACGTGGACGGCGGCGACAGCCTCTTCGGCAGCGCGCGCCTCACGCCCGCGCAGGTGCCCCAGGAGGAGAAGAAGGCGCGCACGCTGGCCGAGGCGATGCGGCGCATGGGCCTCGCGGTGCGCGCGGGCGGCGAGCTGGACGAGGCGCGGGGAGCCGCGTTTCGCCAGGGGCTGAAGCTGCCGGAGCTCGCGCCGGGCGGGGTGAAGCTCCTGCCCGCGGGCGGGCGGCAGCTCGCCTTCGTGCGCGCGGACAGCGCGGCGCAGCTCGAGCGGTCGACCGTGCAGGCGCGGGCACAGGGCGCGGACTTCGTGGTGGCCCTCTTCCACGGCACGCTCGAGGCGGCGGCGCGCGCGGCGGCGGCCCCCGGCCACCGGGCGGACCTGGTGCTCGCGACCCACACCGAGGACGAGCTCAAGGGCGAGGAGAACCGGCGGGCGGCGGCGCGCGTGCCGGTGGTGCAGCTGCAGAGCAAGGGGCGCTCGCTCCTGCGGGTGGACCTGAGCTACGGCCCTGCGCGCGGGCCCTTCAGCCCCCTCAAGGGCCAGGAGGACGTGGAGCGGGAGGTGGCGGGGCTCGCCCAGCGCATCGAGCTGCTGGATGCGGACGTGAACCAGCCCGGGGTGGACCCGCAGCTGAAGAAGCTGAAGCAGGCGAAGGTGGCGGAGCTGGTGCAGCGCCGCCAACAGCTGCTCACCCAGCCGCCGCCGCGGCCCGAGGGGCAGAACGCCTTCACCCTGCGCTTCCTGCCGCTCGAGTCCAGCCTGCCCTCGGAAGCCGGCGTGGCGGCGCTCGTGGCCGCGTACGACCGGGAGGTGGGCCAGCTCAACCTCGCCTGGGCGAAGGCGCACGGCGAGGACTGCCCCCGGCCGGCGAAGGGCCAGGCCGCCTTCGTGGGCAACGCCGAGTGCCAGAGCTGCCACGCAGAGGCCTTCAGCGTGTACACGGCGAGCAAGCACGCGCACGCGTGGGAGACGCTGGAGGCCGAGGGCAAGCAGTTCCACCTCAACTGCGTCACCTGCCACGTCACGGGCTCGGGCCAACCGGGCGGCGTGTGCCGGCTGGACAAGGTGAAGGGGCGCGAGGACGTGGGCTGTGAGAGCTGCCACGGGCCCGGCTCGCTGCACGCGGAGGACCCCTCGGCGCAGAACATCCGCGGCCGCCCGGGTAGGGAGGTGTGCGTCACCTGCCACAACCCGGAGAACTCGCCGCACTTCGACTTCGCCACCTACCTGCCGCGCGTGCTCGGACCTGGCCATGGGCAGCCGGCGGCGAAGCGCCCCTGA
- a CDS encoding response regulator: MQEKRKILLIDDSEITLAMEKAVLEARGYEVIATSTLMEFEQTLQRWRPDLILTDIHMPEAKGTDICRTLKNEYGTQDIPIILFSSLPDDELTRLAEQVGADGSLSKANGLEAMGEKIDELVESIIW; the protein is encoded by the coding sequence GTGCAAGAGAAGCGCAAGATTCTGCTCATCGACGACAGCGAGATCACGCTGGCCATGGAGAAGGCCGTCCTCGAAGCCCGCGGCTACGAGGTGATCGCCACGTCCACGCTGATGGAGTTCGAGCAGACGCTGCAGCGCTGGCGGCCGGACCTCATCCTCACGGACATCCACATGCCCGAGGCCAAGGGCACGGACATCTGCCGCACGCTCAAGAACGAGTACGGCACCCAGGACATCCCCATCATCCTCTTCTCCAGCCTGCCGGACGACGAGCTGACCCGGCTCGCCGAGCAGGTGGGCGCGGACGGCTCGCTCTCCAAGGCGAACGGCCTGGAGGCGATGGGCGAGAAGATCGACGAGCTGGTGGAGAGCATCATCTGGTGA
- a CDS encoding mechanosensitive ion channel family protein, which translates to MRRSLPLLLWTLLIAPPAALALNPGLGEPPASVDRSTPYATVTGFSAAAHLGDYARAAHYLDLDALPAAEQSTEGPRLARRLKFVLDRKLRVGLETVSKDPAGDPTDPRFDLLGAIPLGSSTQAVQLRRVPVAGSAGAWVFTEDTVKAIDALYDAYGPPFGEHLPSVLFRTTVLELEPWQWLGLAVVLVGAFVLAHLLERIAIAIALRLARLTRFTWDDAVVAAGRGPLKLPFFALLLAIGTRFLLLPPVYQGGSDLLSRSLTILAVAWFALRFLKVSAEYVQTRVSDESAVKDPGRARGLRTQITVLRHVFEAAIYLVGAALLLMQFEVVRNVGVSLLASAGLAGLVLGLAAQKSIATLLAGIQLTVTQPVRLGDSVVIEGEFGTVEEITLSYVVIRIWDERRLVVPITQFLDKPFQNWSKGSPGMLGTVNLQVDFQADIEALRRELRRILQEEAKGLWDGRAQSLVVTEALDRTLTVRALVSTAQAGNNFDLRCLVRERLVAFVQRHPHWLPFTRTEGRQAVVPAGGSAPAPAAPGTPAPPRS; encoded by the coding sequence ATGCGCAGGTCCCTCCCGCTCCTCCTCTGGACGCTCCTGATCGCCCCCCCGGCGGCGCTCGCCCTCAACCCCGGCCTGGGCGAGCCCCCGGCCTCGGTCGACCGCTCCACGCCCTACGCCACCGTGACCGGCTTCAGCGCCGCCGCGCACCTGGGCGACTACGCGCGCGCCGCGCACTACCTGGACCTGGACGCACTCCCGGCCGCCGAGCAGTCGACGGAGGGGCCCCGGCTCGCGCGCCGGCTGAAGTTCGTGCTGGACCGCAAGCTGCGCGTGGGGCTCGAGACGGTGAGCAAGGACCCCGCGGGCGATCCCACCGACCCGCGCTTCGACCTGCTCGGCGCCATCCCCTTGGGCAGCAGCACCCAGGCCGTGCAGCTGCGGCGGGTGCCAGTGGCGGGCAGCGCGGGCGCGTGGGTGTTCACCGAGGACACGGTGAAGGCGATCGACGCGCTCTACGACGCGTACGGCCCTCCCTTCGGCGAGCACCTGCCCTCGGTGCTCTTCCGCACCACGGTGCTCGAGCTGGAGCCCTGGCAGTGGCTGGGGCTCGCGGTGGTGCTGGTGGGCGCCTTCGTGCTCGCGCACCTGCTCGAGCGCATCGCCATCGCCATCGCGCTGCGGCTCGCGCGCCTCACCCGCTTCACCTGGGACGACGCGGTGGTGGCCGCCGGCCGCGGCCCCCTCAAGCTGCCCTTCTTCGCGCTGCTGCTGGCCATCGGCACGCGCTTCCTCCTGCTGCCGCCCGTCTACCAGGGCGGCTCGGACCTGCTCTCGCGCTCTCTCACCATCCTCGCGGTGGCCTGGTTCGCCCTGCGCTTCCTCAAGGTGAGCGCCGAGTACGTGCAGACGCGCGTCTCGGACGAGAGCGCCGTGAAGGACCCGGGGCGCGCGCGCGGCCTGCGCACGCAGATCACCGTGCTGCGCCACGTGTTCGAGGCGGCCATCTACCTGGTGGGCGCGGCGCTGCTGCTGATGCAGTTCGAGGTGGTGCGCAACGTGGGCGTGAGCCTGCTCGCCTCCGCCGGCCTCGCCGGTCTGGTGCTCGGCCTCGCGGCGCAGAAGTCCATCGCCACGCTGCTCGCCGGCATCCAGCTCACCGTCACCCAGCCGGTGCGCCTCGGCGACTCGGTGGTCATCGAGGGCGAGTTCGGCACCGTGGAGGAGATCACGCTGAGCTACGTGGTCATCCGCATCTGGGACGAGCGCCGGCTCGTGGTCCCCATCACCCAGTTCCTCGACAAGCCCTTCCAGAACTGGAGCAAGGGCAGCCCCGGCATGCTCGGCACGGTGAACCTGCAGGTGGACTTCCAGGCGGACATCGAGGCCCTGCGCAGGGAGCTGCGGCGCATCCTCCAGGAGGAGGCGAAGGGCCTCTGGGACGGGCGCGCGCAGAGCCTCGTCGTCACCGAGGCCCTGGACCGCACGCTCACCGTGCGCGCCCTCGTGAGCACCGCCCAGGCCGGCAACAACTTCGACCTGCGCTGCCTCGTGCGCGAGCGCCTCGTCGCCTTCGTGCAGCGCCACCCCCACTGGCTGCCCTTCACCCGCACCGAGGGCCGCCAGGCCGTGGTGCCGGCAGGGGGCAGCGCACCCGCGCCGGCCGCGCCCGGCACCCCTGCGCCGCCGCGGTCCTGA